The following coding sequences lie in one Drosophila sulfurigaster albostrigata strain 15112-1811.04 chromosome 2R, ASM2355843v2, whole genome shotgun sequence genomic window:
- the LOC133836028 gene encoding uncharacterized protein LOC133836028, which translates to MGKFVENLKDKITAERVAIFFGLLSTCLIVALVVVVVHRDNLWQQLSEAKEKLDVLEDYIQANVLTYISNQIQPQAHSEF; encoded by the exons ATGGGCAAGTTCGTGGAAAATTTAAAAG aTAAAATCACAGCAGAGCGTGTTGCGATCTTCTTTGGATTGCTATCGACTTGTCTGATTGTCGccctggttgttgttgtggtccACAGGGATAATCTGTGGCAGCAGTTGAGCGAGGCCAAAGAGAAGCTTGACGTGCTCGAGGATTATATACAGGCCAATGTTTTGACATATATATCCAATCAGATTCAACCGCAAGCACACAGCGAGTTCTAG